One genomic segment of Chelonia mydas isolate rCheMyd1 chromosome 1, rCheMyd1.pri.v2, whole genome shotgun sequence includes these proteins:
- the LOC119565275 gene encoding olfactory receptor 52D1-like, whose translation MPSISSGTLSISEPDRHIDHLMGAFNLTPSVPSTFILMGIPGLEAAQLWISIPFTLSYFIGLLGNVMVLFVVGKEQTMYKPMYLLLCMLALTDIGISTSVVPKSLGIFWFKLKAITVNGCLTQTFFLHTFVAIQSAVLVTMAFDRYVAICNPLRYATILTNTRIAKLGFLGLTRAVLFMLPGPLLLRRLPYCGNHIIPHTYCEHIAVAKISCGDITFHKTYGLVITFVVNGLDFMLIVLSYGLIIRAVLRISSKKAHQKALNTCTAHICVMLTFYASCLFSSLTHRFGQGIATHVHIILANLYSLAPPMLNPIIYGVKTKELREKLGKYIWGH comes from the exons ATGCCTTCCATAAGCTCAG GCACCTTGAGTATTTCTGAGCCTGATCGACACATTGACCACCTCATGGGAGCTTTCAACCTCACCCCCTCTGTCCCTTCAACATTCATTCTAATGGGCATCCCTGGTCTGGAAGCTGCTCAGCtctggatttccatccctttcaCTCTGTCGTACTTTATTGGCCTGTTGGGAAATGTCATGGTTCTGTttgttgtaggcaaagagcagaccATGTACAAGCCAATGTACCTGCTTCTCTGCATGTTGGCACTCACAGACATCGGAATATCTACCTCTGTCGTGCCGAAGTCGCTGGGTATTTTTTGGTTCAAGTTGAAAGCTATTACTGTGAATGGCTGCCTCACCCAGACCTTCTTCCTTCACACATTTGTTGCTATACAGTCAGCCGTCCTTGTGACAATGGCCTTCGATCGTTATgttgccatatgtaaccctctgagatatgccaccatcctcaccaacACACGAATAGCTAAGCTAGGGTTCCTGGGTTTGAcaagagctgttctcttcatGCTGCCCGGGCCCCTGCTCCTGAGGAGGCTGCCCTACTGTGGTAACCACATTATCCCACACACGTACTGCGAGCACATAGCTGTGGCAAAGATATCATGTGGGGACATCACATTTCACAAAACATATGGCTTGGTGATAACATTTGTAGTCAACGGGTTAGACTTCATGCTCATTGTCCTGTCCTATGGTCTGATCATCAGGGCTGTCCTCAGAATCTCCTCCAAGAAAGCCCACCAGAAAGCCCTCaacacctgcacagcccacatCTGTGTGATGCTGACATTTTATgcttcctgcctcttctccagCCTTACCCACCGGTTCGGTCAGGGAATTGCTACCCATGTTCACATCATCTTGGCCAACCTCTATTCCCTTGCCCCCCCCATGCTCAACCCTATCATTTAtggggtcaaaaccaaagagcttcgtgAGAAATTGGGCAAATACATCTGGGGCCACTAA
- the LOC102940927 gene encoding olfactory receptor 52D1-like — protein sequence MASFNLTPFDSSTFILTGLPGLEAAHVWISIPFSMFYIIGLLGNFTILFVIGKEQTLHKPMYLLLCMLGLTEISISTTVGPKALCIFCFNLKGITVGGCLAQMFFLHAGSMMHSAVLVTMAFDRYVAICNPLRYSTILTNARIAKLGLVGLIRAFLFILPMPLLLRRQPFCANRIIPHTYCDHMAIAKMSCGDITVNKMYGLVVAFVFIGSDLTLIALSYGLIIRAVLRISSKKAHQKALKTCTAHICVMLMSYPFFFFSTLTHRFGQGIAPYVHIILANLYCLIPPMLNPIIYGAKTKVLREKVGKYTCRV from the coding sequence ATGGCATCTTTCAACCTCACCCCCTTTGACTCTTCAACATTCATCCTAACGGGCCTCCCAGGACTGGAAGCTGCTCACGTCTGGATTTCAATCCCTTTCTCTATGTTCTACATTATTGGCCTTTTGGGAAATTTCACCATTCTGTTTGTTATAGGCAAAGAGCAGACCCTGCACAAGCCGATGTACCTGCTACTCTGCATGCTGGGACTCACAGAAATCAGCATATCTACCACCGTCGGGCCAAAGGCACTTTGTatattttgctttaatttaaaagGCATTACTGTGGGTGGCTGCCTCGCCCAGATGTTCTTCCTTCACGCAGGTTCTATGATGCACTCAGCTGTTCTCGTCACAATGGCCTTCGATCGCTATgttgccatatgtaaccctctgagatatTCCACCATCCTCACCAATGCACGAATAGCTAAGCTAGGGCTTGTGGGTTTGATAAGAGCTTTTCTCTTCATTCTGCCCATGCCCCTGCTCCTGAGAAGGCAGCCATTCTGTGCCAACCGCATTATCCCCCATACATACTGCGACCACATGGCTATAGCAAAGATGTCGTGTGGGGACATCACAGTCAACAAGATGTATGGCTTGGTGGTGGCCTTTGTATTCATTGGGTCAGACCTGACTCTCATTGCCCTGTCCTATGGTCTAATCATACGGGCAGTCCTCAGGATCTCCTCCAAAAAAGCCCACCAGAAAGCCCTCAAAACCTGCACTGCCCACATCTGTGTGATGCTGATGTCTtatcctttctttttcttctccactCTGACACACCGGTTCGGTCAGGGCATCGCTCCCTACGTTCACATCATATTGGCCAATCTCTATTGCCTCATCCCCCCCATGCTGAACCCTATCATTTATGGGGCCAAAACCAAAGTGCTTCGTGAGAAAGTGGGCAAATACACCTGCAGAGTGTGA